Proteins from a single region of Scatophagus argus isolate fScaArg1 chromosome 23, fScaArg1.pri, whole genome shotgun sequence:
- the LOC124054267 gene encoding RNA-binding protein 4.1-like: protein MVKIFIGNLACSATAEELRELFEKYGKVSECDIVKNYGFVHMNNMSEAEEAIQNLHQHQLHGWRMNVEMSKGRPKSTTKLHVSNLGEGVTSDVLRARFEEFGPVVECDIVKDYAFVHMERMEDAMDAISKMDNTAFKGKLMSVQLSTSRLRTAPGMGDHTGCYVCGKHGHWSKDCPVSRNGSNGDATRGRSGRPPPHGYGRGSYGMASPPAADYMGGPAYNRASYIGGLPPPPRRLSGYSSELGDRYTGRAAGFYAERSSVYDRDRLYSSVDYYEKYRAHSYGSSYFEDRRMSYLPPPPPPPSSLSKLSSSIDPYDRRPLPPPSAAAAAAAAAAYYAQDRSPIRRVPVSSAGYTYERTRLSPVSASRSSYAAPRPKDHYASRYAPY from the exons ATGGTGAAAATTTTTATTGGCAACCTTGCCTGCAGTGCCACAGCTGAGGAGCTGCGTGAACTATTTGAGAAGTATGGCAAAGTCTCAGAATGTGACATTGTCAAAAATTATGGTTTTGTACACATGAACAACATGTCTGAAGCAGAGGAGGCAATTCAAAACCTCCACCAACACCAGTTGCATGGCTGGCGCATGAATGTGGAGATGAGCAAAGGGAGGCCCAAATCCACCACCAAGCTGCATGTCAGCAATCTTGGTGAAGGCGTCACCAGTGATGTTCTGCGGGCCAGGTTTGAAGAATTTGGCCCAGTGGTGGAGTGTGACATAGTGAAGGACTACGCCTTTGTTCACATGGAGCGAATGGAGGATGCCATGGATGCCATCAGTAAGATGGACAACACAGCCTTTAAAG GCAAGCTGATGAGCGTACAGCTGTCCACCAGTCGGCTTCGCACTGCCCCAGGAATGGGAGATCATACCGGCTGCTACGTCTGCGGGAAACATGGTCACTGGTCAAAAGACTGCCCGGTCAGTCGGAACGGTAGCAACGGTGATGCCACAAGAGGTCGCAGTGGCCGGCCCCCCCCACACGGTTATGGCAGGGGCAGTTACGGGATGGCCTCACCTCCAGCAGCTGATTATATGGGGGGCCCTGCGTATAATCGGGCTAGTTACATAGGTGGGTTGCCGCCTCCCCCTCGTAGGCTCAGCGGCTACAGCTCTGAGCTGGGGGATAGGTACACCGGCAGGGCAGCAGGCTTCTATGCTGAGAGGTCATCAGTTTATGATCGTGACCGTCTCTATAGTAGTGTTGACTATTATGAGAAATACAGAGCTCATTCTTATGGTTCAAGCTATTTCGAGGATCGTCGCATGTCCTAtcttccccctcccccacctcccccttcctccctctcaaAGCTCTCCTCCAGCATAGATCCATATGACCGCCGGCCACTGCCACCACCTTCAGCAGCCGCCGCAGCTGCCGCAGCTGCCGCATACTATGCACAAGACCGCAGCCCGATCAGACGAGTACCCGTCTCCTCGGCAGGCTACACATATGAACGAACACGGTTGTCGCCGGTGTCGGCCTCCAGGAGCTCCTATGCTGCTCCACGGCCCAAGGATCATTATGCGTCACGCTATGCGCCTTACTAA
- the rbm4.1 gene encoding RNA-binding protein 4.1, which translates to MVKIFIGNLSADTTSDELRSLFSQYGKIAECTIVKNFGFVHMDDKAEAEEAIRNLHHYELNGQPMNVELSRGKSRGSTKLHVGNIACTNQELRAKFEEFGTVLECDIVKNYAFVHMERMEDAMEAINQLDNTAFKGKLMSVKLSTSRLRTAPGMGDRSGCYRCGQEGHWSKECPLDQNGYHRNGSEPTSDGYDTSRFGGRGRSRGYPPDFSGGPDYGGSYAPVHGFSRGSGHSNSMAGYRRGAGYDGAMRYGPHPGYGISAVAEHSMARMYGSDAAYRSNGSLYGAVPAYPMRRSPYEERDPYGVVDYYEKYRANSYGGSYFEERRAVPLPAPSTSSSTALMRERLPPSSLDPYECPLPPPPAPVSSYYARDRSPIRRVPAESDGYTYERSRLSPVPALPRSTAFEHPRDPGAERARYTY; encoded by the exons ATGGTGAAAATATTCATTGGAAACTTGTCAGCAGACACTACATCAGATGAACTTCGCTCCCTCTTCTCCCAGTATGGCAAGATTGCAGAATGCACCATTGTCAAGAACTTTGGCTTCGTGCATATGGATGACAaagcagaggcagaagaagCCATCCGCAACCTCCACCATTATGAGTTAAATGGTCAGCCCATGAATGTAGAACTAAGCCGTGGCAAGTCAAGAGGGTCCACTAAACTACATGTTGGCAACATTGCCTGTACTAACCAGGAGCTGAGAGCCAAGTTCGAAGAGTTTGGCACTGTGTTGGAGTGTGACATAGTAAAAAACTATGCTTTTGTTCACATGGAGCGAATGGAGGATGCCATGGAGGCCATTAATCAATTAGACAACACGGCCTTTAAAG gcAAACTGATGAGCGTGAAGCTTTCGACTAGCCGCCTGCGTACTGCGCCGGGAATGGGAGACCGCTCGGGTTGTTATCGTTGCGGGCAGGAAGGCCACTGGTCCAAAGAATGCCCTCTAGACCAAAATGGCTACCACAGAAACGGCTCTGAGCCGACGTCTGATGGATACGATACTTCGAGATTTGGCGGGCGTGGTCGCAGCCGGGGTTACCCTCCGGACTTCAGTGGCGGTCCAGATTATGGTGGCAGCTATGCTCCAGTACATGGTTTTTCCCGGGGTTCTGGTCACAGCAACAGCATGGCAGGGTACAGACGGGGTGCAGGCTACGATGGTGCAATGAGATACGGGCCGCACCCAGGTTATGGCATAAGCGCTGTTGCCGAACATAGCATGGCTCGGATGTATGGCAGCGATGCGGCATACAGGAGCAACGGCTCACTCTATGGCGCGGTACCAGCCTACCCGATGCGACGGTCGCCTTACGAGGAACGGGATCCGTACGGGGTCGTGGACTACTACGAGAAGTACAGGGCCAATTCTTACGGAGGCAGTTATTTCGAAGAACGTCGCGCTGTCCCTTTGCCTGCTCCATCAACATCCTCCTCCACAGCTTTAATGAGGGAACGTCTGCCACCCTCTAGCCTTGATCCATACGAGTgcccccttcctcctccaccagcccCAGTCTCCTCATACTATGCTCGTGACCGGAGTCCGATTCGGAGAGTCCCTGCCGAGTCAGATGGATATACATATGAGCGTTCGCGCCTTTCACCAGTGCCCGCCCTCCCAAGAAGTACAGCCTTTGAGCATCCGCGGGATCCTGGCGCTGAGCGGGCACGTTATACATACTAA
- the sf1 gene encoding splicing factor 1, whose protein sequence is MATGANATPLGKLHPSIGAKRGFDAGPGAGNGLMPTPGQPTSFPSLQGFQPTMPNASFPSHQFNPGTSFSTQVQQPAAGGGLAKPDFGQKKQRKKSRWSSETPDQKTVIPGMPTVIPPGLTRDQERAYIVQLQIEDLTRKLRTGDLGIPVNPEDRSPSPEPIYNSEGKRLNTREYRTRKKIEEERHSLITEMVGLNPDFKPPADYKPPATRVNDKVMIPQDEYPEINFVGLLIGPRGNTLKNIEKECCAKIMIRGKGSVKEGKVGRKDGQMLPGEDEPLHALVTANTMENVKKAVEQIRNILKQGIETPEDQNDLRKMQLRELARLNGTLREDDNRILRPWQNAEPRSITNTTLCTKCGGAGHISSDCKYTSSFAAHRATGGEPPQSAQDKARMDKEYLSLMAELGEAPVPTSGGGHSSTQGGAPRASGPNNSQPPPNRPPWMSSGPAESRNFHGMPGGPGGHGGPHNFPPPMPNMGGPPMPPNPNGMPPPWMQPPPPPMGQGPGPHGHPMGLLPPPMGMMPPPPPPPSNQPPPPPSGPLPPWQQQAPPPPPTSSMATSTPLPWQQNTTTTSSPGTGTLPPWQQPQQPAASGAQPPPPIGTPSMVPPPPGVQPPLPPGAPPPPPPPPPGSTGMMYAPPPPPPPMDPSNFVTMMGMGVPGMPPFGMPPAPPPPPPQN, encoded by the exons ATGGCCACGGGAGCAAACGCAACCCCTTTAGGGAAGTTGCACCCCAGCATTGGCGCTAAACGAGGATTTGACGCCGGGCCTGGTGCTGGGAACGGCTTGATGCCAACACCGGGGCAACCAACATCCTTTCCTTCGCTGCAAGGTTTCCAGCCCACAATGCCAAACGCATCTTTTCCGTCACACCAGTTCAATCCAGGGACAAGTTTTTCGACTCAAGTCCAACAACCAGCCGCGGGGGGTGGACTAGCCAAACCAG ATTTCGGTcagaagaaacaaaggaaaaagagtCGTTGGAGCAGCGAGACGCCTGACCAGAAAACAGTCATACCGGGCATGCCCACTGTCATTCCCCCTGGACTGACCCGGGATCAAGAGAGAGCTTATATAG TCCAACTGCAGATTGAAGACCTGACTCGTAAACTGCGTACAGGAGACCTGGGAATCCCTGTTAACCCTGAGGACAG GTCTCCCTCTCCAGAGCCCATCTATAACAGCGAGGGTAAGAGGTTAAACACCCGTGAGTATCGCACACGAAAGAAGATTGAGGAGGAGCGTCACTCCCTCATCACTGAGATGGTTGGACTCAACCCTGACTTCAAGCCTCCGGCAGACTATAA GCCTCCAGCCACCAGAGTCAACGACAAAGTTATGATCCCCCAAGATGAATACCCTGAAATCAACTTTGTTGGGCTGTTAATTGGGCCACG TGGTAATACGTTGAAGAACATTGAGAAAGAATGTTGCGCCAAGATCATGATTCGAGGGAAAGGTTCTGTGAAGGAGGGGAAGGTTGGCCGAAAGGATGGACAGATGCTGCCAGGGGAAGATGAGCCCTTGCATGCCCTGGTCACTGCCAACACAATGGAGAATGTCAAAAAGGCTGTAGAGCAG ATTCGTAACATTCTGAAGCAAGGCATTGAGACTCCTGAGGATCAGAATGATCTCCGAAAGATGCAGCTGAGAGAGCTTGCCAGACTTAATGGCACACTGAGGGAAGATGACAACAG GATCCTTCGTCCTTGGCAGAACGCTGAGCCACGCAGCATCACCAACACTACCCTCTGTACCAAGTGTGGTGGAGCAggccacatctcctctgactgCAAGTACACCAG CTCATTTGCTGCCCACAGAGCAACAGGGGGGGAGCCTCCTCAGTCAGCCCAAGACAAGGCTCGTATGGATAAGGAGTATCTGTCCCTCATGGCTGAGCTGGGGGAAGCTCCAGTCCCCACTTCTGGTGGAGGACACTCCAGCACCCAGGGAGGTGCACCGCGGGCCTCAGGACCCAATAATAGCCAGCCACCACCA AACCGGCCTCCTTGGATGAGCTCCGGTCCAGCTGAGAGCAGGAACTTCCATGGCATGCCTGGAGGACCTGGTGGCCATGGAGGACCTCACAACTTCCCTCCCCCAATGCCCAACATGGGAGGCCCCCCTATGCCCCCAAACCCCAACGGCATGCCTCCTCCCTGGatgcagcctcctcctcccccaaTGGGCCAGGGTCCAGGACCTCACGGGCACCCCATGG GTCTGTTGCCACCTCCAATGGGCATGAtgccacctccacctcctcctcccagcaaccagccacctcctcccccttctgGACCTCTGCCACCCTGGCAACAGCAggctccacctccccctccaaCCAGCAGCATGGCGACCAGCACACCGCTGCCCTGGCAACAGA ATACCACCACCACATCCAGCCCTGGCACTGGCACCCTGCCTCCATGGCAGCAACcccagcagcctgcagcctccGGAGCCCAGCCTCCACCACCCATTGGTACCCCATCCATGGTGCCGCCCCCTCCTGGCGTCCAGCCCCCATTGCCCCCGGgtgcccctcctcctccccctccacctcctccaggcTCAACTGGCATGATGTATGCCCCGCCTCCGCCCCCACCACCAATGGACCCTTCCAACTTTGTCACCATGATGGGGATGGGGGTACCGGGCATGCCTCCCTTTGGCATGcctcctgcaccaccacctcctccacctcagaATTAA